From the genome of Triticum aestivum cultivar Chinese Spring chromosome 3B, IWGSC CS RefSeq v2.1, whole genome shotgun sequence, one region includes:
- the LOC123067425 gene encoding uncharacterized protein: MPSSRAPPQQLGRWKSFDAGRRHQQPELLRCIAGGGIVAKQRPLRGAMYSSDGGGAAMERSTPTAELQWRCSTQARSCNGALDTDGGAARRRRRSCIGALDAGGGAAMGLQVVGYGAAMERVGSRCCIAALVAGLVQRRRRLFGGGGGGGIAVKRCCHALGLRCCHDRRR, encoded by the exons ATGCCGAGCAGCCGAGCACCACCACAACAGCTAGGAAGATGGAAGAGCTTTGACGCCGGCCGTCGGCACCAACAGCCGGAGCTCCTCCGTTGCATCGCAGGAGGCGGCATAGTTGCAAAGCAGCGCCCATTGAGGGGAGCCATG TACTCGAGCGACGGCGGGGGAGCTGCAATGGAGCGCTCGACGCCGACGGCGGAGCTGCAATGGAGATGCTCGACGCAGGCGCGGAGCTGCAATGGAGCGCTCGACACCGACGGCGGAGCTGCTCGACGCAGGCGGCGGAGCTGCATTGGAGCGCTCGACGCAGGCGGCGGAGCTGCAATGGGGCTGCAAGTCGTCGGCTACGGAGCTGCAATGGAGCGCGTCGGGTCCCGGTGCTGCATCGCTGCGCTTGTGGCTGGCTTGGTGCAGCGTCGCCGGCGcctctttggggggggggggggggggggcattgcaGTGAAGCGCTGCTGCCACGCCTTGGGTCTACGGTGTTGCCATGACCGGCGGCGGTAA